A stretch of Mytilus edulis chromosome 11, xbMytEdul2.2, whole genome shotgun sequence DNA encodes these proteins:
- the LOC139495373 gene encoding uncharacterized protein, producing MDKANYIAEAVRQLSDERFYKKLDYDPTSKFSSKIITAVQTMYNDGHIDEDTIGYLKPENAKPGRLYLLPKIHKVNNPGRPIVSANGHPTEKISEFVDFHLRSHVENLPSHIQDTTDYLRKMESMNPLPPETLLVTLDVTSLYTNIPHDDGIQSCREIWDSRNILEPPTECLVQLLTLVLKCNNFTFNGEHYLQINGTAMGTKMAPSYANIFMGKLEKQIIATSLSKPLSWFRFIDDVDMKWIESQQKLDDFIRHANNAHHSIKFTYEISDSKISFLDTTTSIKDGVISTDLYFSSCPFRLTNFKVRTDADLRKPMQPSRLT from the exons ATGGACAAAGCTAACTACATCGCGGAAGCAGTGCGTCAGCTCTCTGATGAGAGATTTTATAAAAAGCTAGACTATGACCCTACTTCCAAGTTTAGCTCCAAAATTATCACTGCGGTACAAACCATGTACAATGACGGTCATATAGATGAGGATACAATTGGTTATTTAAAGCCAGAGAATGCCAAGCCTGGTCGATTGTATCTTCTTCCCAAAATACACAAGGTTAACAACCCTGGTAGACCCATTGTATCCGCAAACGGCCATCCGACTGAGAAAATCTCGGAATTCGTCGATTTTCATTTAAGATCTCATGTAGAAAATCTTCCTTCCCACATTCAAGACACTACAGATTATCTTCGTAAAATGGAATCCATGAACCCTCTTCCTCCGGAAACCCTCCTTGTCACTTTAGATGTCACCTCATTGTATACCAACATACCTCATGATGACGGCATACAATCTTGTAGGGAAATATGGGACTCGCGCAACATTTTAGAACCACCTACTGAATGTTTAGTCCAGCTACTTACTCTGGTCCTGAAATGCAACAATTTCACCTTTAATGGTGAGCATTACCTTCAAATTAACGGGACAGCGATGGGGACGAAAATGGCACCGTCTTACGCCAATATTTTCATgggcaaattagaaaaacaaattattgcaacatctttatccaaacctttgtcttggttccgtttcattgatgatgttgacatgaaatggattgAATCTCAACAAAAACTGGATGATTTCATCAGACATGCAAACAACGCCCACCATTCAATTAAATTTACGTATGAAATTTCCGACTCTAAGATATCTTTCTTAGACACAACCACATCTATAAAGGacggtgtcatatcaacagacctTTACT TCTCTTCCTGTCCATTTCGACTAACAAATTTTAAAGTTAGAACTGATGCAGACTTAAGGAAACCAATGCAGCCTTCACGATTAACTTGA
- the LOC139495374 gene encoding zinc finger MYM-type protein 1-like, whose translation MASHNSKYYNKKLRKRDGDGNLKITDIFRKAAAVQTEKTSISNDNNNDDDTVCSTSTNSLSNSSNKDLELAQNTETVIAEIAQYTETIIDKTVQNTETIIAESAQNTETIIVETAQNTETVITEIAQNTETAQNTETIIRLRAPSAKNDSHTTDYNSTPNNSLPIMQDSDEKEVRLFELSKKYSMTYPWLYYNFSKGGYLCKICETFGVKYSSAVSNNSNETPFVDLAVNWASGGGHPKRKLDKHGNSNRHKSALDKQLGYMSTKHKGTVLQQIKSGASKTLEQKTLRNRDYIKKLGKTLYFIVRKKWAHTDNLEDLVRFLAEELSVNPFKEYLDTCSADATYLSAGSVDQLLTCISNKLEIDILETARNQTCIAILADETCDEGNLEQFAIFGKFPFQGSTEHFLGIVNVENITAEGLMGTISEFLLAKGIDIEKVMFVAFDGCNTMSGSVKGVQRLFRHQSVYSIYVNCRNHKLALCFKHVMKDYSILQETDACLVSFAKLFEYSAQKDNVLRNIQEVKGEKVLEPIKPSVTRWLTHKDACVRIFLRFESYIDALDQIYTKSKDPQVFGVRTILLKPEIITMIVILCDILSVTNKLSLIFQSSDVNFTKLPVYVESTINALQSIVDSLVKDSGKSLEYFSKIDSFFEVIAERNSLGRRLRNLTDMDKFDMDVFMNRTLKPLINDLINEIKEAMQVEPVLQAFGVLDPRNLPDNIEDLLGYGEADISVLSNHYGTALEDTYKRHKKTGTPIIDGPKLVAEFNSFKHQMFALKQMRESETNKFEVARDILQHFQKEPVLKGIYENLYQLYLLSQVIPLSTACVERCFSQLKIIKTSLRTRLSNKTLDQLLRLNHSSFISLPDTSWEGIVDAFKNFGPERRIDL comes from the coding sequence ATGGCAAGTCACAattcaaaatattacaataaaaaacTCAGAAAAAGAGATGGGGAcggaaatttaaaaataactgaTATTTTCCGTAAAGCAGCTGCAGTACAAACTGAAAAAACATCAATAAGTAATGACAATAATAATGATGATGATACTGTCTGCTCTACTAGCACAAATTCCTTGTCTAACTCTTCTAATAAAGATCTTGAACTTGCTCAAAATACTGAAACTGTAATAGCTGAAATTGCGCAATATACTGAAACTATTATAGATAAAACTGTTCAAAATACTGAAACTATAATAGCTGAATCTGCTCAAAATACTGAAACTATAATAGTTGAAACTGCTCAAAATACTGAAACTGTAATAACTGAAATTGCTCAAAATACTGAAACTGCTCAAAATACTGAAACTATAATAAGATTAAGAGCACCGAGTGCTAAAAATGACAGTCACACTACAGATTATAATTCTACACCTAATAATTCATTGCCAATTATGCAAGATTCAGATGAGAAAGAAGTCAGACTTTTTGAACTGAGTAAAAAGTATAGTATGACTTATCCGTGGCTTTACTATAATTTCTCAAAAGGCGGATATCTGTGCAAAATATGTGAAACTTTTGGTGTAAAATACTCCTCCGCAGTATCTAACAATTCTAATGAAACTCCCTTTGTTGATTTGGCAGTCAACTGGGCTTCAGGTGGAGGCCACCCTAAGCGCAAATTAGACAAACATGGCAACTCTAATCGGCATAAATCAGCACTTGACAAACAGCTGGGGTATATGAGTACGAAACATAAGGGTACTGTATTACAACAAATAAAGAGTGGTGCATCGAAAACTTTAGAACAAAAAACGTTAAGAAACCGCGACTACATAAAAAAACTTGGGAAAACATTATATTTCATAGTAAGAAAAAAATGGGCCCATACAGATAACTTGGAAGATCTAGTTAGATTTTTGGCTGAAGAATTGAGCGTTAATCCTTTTAAGGAATATTTAGATACATGTTCTGCTGACGCAACTTATCTTTCTGCTGGAAGTGTCGATCAGCTTTTAACATGCATAAGTAATAAACTAGAAATTGATATACTTGAAACAGCACGAAATCAAACTTGCATTGCAATATTAGCAGATGAAACTTGTGATGAGGGAAATTTAGAGCAATTTGCAATATTTGGAAAATTCCCTTTCCAAGGCTCAACTGAACATTTCTTAGGTATCGTGAACGTTGAAAATATAACGGCTGAAGGCTTAATGGGCACTATTTCTGAATTTCTTTTAGCCAAAGGAATTGATATAGAAAAAGTTATGTTTGTTGCTTTTGACGGGTGTAATACCATGTCTGGTTCTGTTAAGGGTGTTCAAAGGTTGTTTCGTCACCAATCGGTATACTCTATTTATGTTAATTGTAGGAATCATAAACTTGCACTTTGTTTCAAACATGTAATGAAGGACTACTCAATTTTACAAGAAACCGATGCATGTCTCGTTTCTTTTGCAAAACTTTTTGAGTATAGTGCGCAGAAGGACAATGTGCTAAGAAACATCCAGGAAGTTAAAGGTGAAAAGGTCCTAGAACCCATTAAGCCTTCGGTTACAAGATGGTTAACACACAAAGATGCATGTGTCCGCATTTTTCTTCGCTTTGAATCATATATTGATGCGTTGGATCAAATTTATACTAAATCGAAAGATCCACAGGTTTTTGGTGTTcgaacaattttattaaaaccgGAAATAATAACTATGATTGTAATTTTATGCGACATTCTTAGCGTCACAAACAAACTTAGTCTGATATTTCAAAGCAGTGACGTTAACTTTACCAAATTACCAGTTTATGTTGAAAGCACTATAAATGCCTTGCAATCTATAGTCGATTCTCTTGTCAAAGATTCTGGAAAATCGCTGGAATACTTTAGTAAAATAGATTCATTTTTTGAGGTAATTGCAGAGAGAAACTCGTTAGGACGACGATTAAGAAACCTGACAGACATGGACAAATTTGACATGGACGTTTTCATGAATCGTACTCTTAAGCCTCTTATTAATGACTTGATTAATGAAATTAAAGAGGCAATGCAAGTTGAACCTGTGCTTCAGGCTTTTGGGGTCTTGGATCCACGAAATCTGCCTGATAATATTGAAGACCTACTGGGTTATGGGGAAGCAGATATCTCCGTCTTATCTAATCACTATGGAACTGCTTTAGAGGACACTTACAAAAGGCACAAAAAAACGGGAACTCCAATTATTGATGGACCAAAACTTGTGGCAGAATTTAACAGTTTTAAACACCAGATGTTTGCTTTAAAGCAAATGAGGGAATCGGAAACTAATAAATTTGAAGTAGCAAGGGACATTCtgcaacattttcaaaaagaacCAGTTCTTAAGGGAATCTATGAAAACTTATACCAGTTGTACTTGCTGTCACAAGTGATACCCTTAAGTACAGCTTGTGTAGAGAGATGCTTCAGCCAGCTGAAGATCATTAAAACATCCCTTAGAACTAGATTGTCCAACAAAACTCTTGATCAGTTATTGAGATTAAATCACTCTAGTTTTATATCATTGCCAGATACGTCTTGGGAGGGAATTGTTGATGCTTTTAAAAACTTTGGACCTGAGAGAAGAATCGATTTGTAA